AAACATGAACAATGTTAATACTAACATGAAATAAGAAATGATGCTGGTCAGCATCTTCCATCATAGCAAATTCTACTAGCTACCATCAAGATCAGAATCAACTTGTAAGCTCAAATATCATACTGCTCCTACCATTAAGATTGGCTGCTACTGCTGAATGAACTTCCGAGATTTGGTTGGTGGGAAGCTTGATGAAGAGAGATTTTGATGGTGTTCATATGAGACAAGCTAAGTAAGTCTATACACTCCTCAAGATCAGCATCACAAGTCAATAAAACCGACTCGTGATCAATGTCCAAGTACTTGAGATAAATTTTTGTGAAGTCATCTATTTTGAAACGCTTGGCAATCTCTAGCTGTAAATCCCTGAAACCCCAATTCGGCAGCAAGCTGAATCGTATGTTTTCTTCTCCAAAAGTAGCTTTCACTCTGAAGATTACTCCATCTCGTAAATTCTGGCCAGTACTTTTTGGCAAGGATGGTAAGTTCAGGGAATGCAATTGTGCTTCGCTGCCAGTTCTCTTCAGTGCAACAGCAGGAACTTCGACCCCTATATTAGTACATCCATTTTTCAAGTCATTGGTGGGGGTGGGGGTGTTAAGCTGCCTTGCTTCGTTACAACCACAAATTCTTGAACGAGAATTCTGACTGCATGAAGAGGACTGAGATTTTGAATCATTGGCTTGGGGTCTCAACAGGCCAGTCTCAGGTTGAGGGTTTAATTTCTTGGAATTGTCACTTGTCTCGAATGACTGTAATGGACCCTTTCCGGAAATCTTTGGTGAGCTAAATTCTCCGAAGGTTTTATAGAAGGAATCAACCTGAATGAGACCCTCTGCCCCCCGGATGGAGTTAACTACAAGTTGGAGTTTCCTCAAAGAGTGATCAACTTTCTTGATTTTTCGAGACGGCCAACGGTTGATACCATGTTGCCTGCATATCCTTTTCAGAGTAGTGGGGCATACTACAATATAAGTGTAAACTTGGTAAGCACTTGTCGGTCAATTAGGCTAAAGCATCAAATGTGTAAGAGAGAGCATACTTATTCAATTGCAGTGACATATTTTCTCACCTCCAATACTCTTAGCAGCATCCTTAAGACTCCCTGCAAAGTATTGTCGAAGAACTTGCAGACTGATTGTTTTCTCTGTTTTCATCTGTCTCTTCTCGCCAGCGCTTCTGCTGCTTAATGATCGATACTGACCAACAGATGAGTCTTCACTATCATTAACACGAAGATCAAGCATGAAATTTGGATGATCAAAATCTGAAAAGATCTGTTCTTGGTATATGTCTAGCTCATTATTATCCCAATGAGTTGTAATCTTGAACTCATCTTCAGCTTCTTCTTTTGGGCATCCCCATGACATAAAATCACATTTCCCCTTCTTCTCTGTATCAATCTTGTGCGGAGTCCAAAATGACTCCTCTTGAGAGGGTTCAGAAGGTGAAGATACAAACTTCAGAAGCCTTCTGTCCAAATCAACAACTACCTGTTCACTGACTTCATTATCTAGTTCCTTGTCCATAATAACATGAAAACTCTGACAAGCCTGTTGGACGATACCAGGCAATATATCCCATATCTGCTTTTGTTCTTCAATACTTTTGCAATCCCTTGGCAAGAATAGCTCCAAGACGTATTCAACCAATCCAGTGTACATGTTTCGCAAAGGTATTGCTACAGCTGCACCCAAATTAAAGATCCTGGCATGGTGAGATAGAGGATAACTTGTTTTGCTAAAGGAGGTTATATCAGTAGCAAACCGTTGCTTGTTTGTCGCAAATGCTTTCCCAACTATGCCCTGGTCTAGAAAAAGGTATTGTTCGGAGCATGCTTCATGAAATCCCATGAGATCATTTTCAGCTACACAGCAAGCAGAATCGACAGTGCATATACAATAACCAAACTCTTCAGCGAATTGATGCTGTTCACTTTCGCCTTGCCGGTCACATATTGCCCATGTCATAGCTAAAGGCAATCTAAATGTATCGTAGACAGATTGTAAAATCTCTGAAATCTCTGGAACTGCAATTTGGTAGAATTGATTGCAAGCCTGTTGAGAAAGGAAGCATCATTGTTCTATCAGGCATGTTCCACAAATTTTCATGTACTATAGTCTGATGTTTACGACACCGTCTACTTACTTTTACACCAAAAGGGAAGCAGTCTTGTGAACCCTTTAGATCGACAGCCTGCAAATTAGCATCTTTATTTAGACTAGAAAACAAGGAAGATTTTAAACTAAGTTCAAAAAAAAGTAcataagaataaaagaaaaacgaaCAGACCTCAAGAGCTTTACATACAATTTCTACTTCCAGATGGTAACTAATCTTTTGAGTAGTTGTCACAATCTCAACAACAGCCATGCAAACTCCACTGTCTTGTTCAAAAACAGGTAGAGCAAGACATCCACTGATTTGATACAGTTTGGCATAATTTTTTCTTGGGCATTCATCGCTCCTAAAGAAACGAACATCAGGAGTCCATTCAGGCAACTTCCCCAAGAAAACTCGACCAGGCAAACCGGCTGACTCCTTCAAGTCCGCATCAGCTGTGAGGTGAAATGTTTTCGAAACATTTCTGTAACTTGCAAGACCCTTGCAATTTGGATTCAGAGAATAAGGCTGGTCAATAGTGGTGAGTACAATTTGACCTCCTTTGTTAGTAGGCACCCATATCTGAATAAGTACATCACTTTCTTCCACATAGTCTTTCAAGTATTCTATAGCTATCATCAATCTACTATTTATTGTACTAGATGGATCGGTCAAACACCTTTTTCCTGATTCACCACCTTCAGGTTGTACTAAAGATATGGTAGTATCAGCCACATGTTCTTTAATTCCTGGATAAACATCTAGAGATGGGTTTTCAGGCATGTTCTCGATTTCCTTTCGGTGGATCTGAAGATCCGAATCTAGACTGAAATGATCAGGTCTTTTAAAAGGAGAATATTGTGAAGTGTCAAAAAGAACACTGGAGCGGGAAGGTTCAGGCTCCAAGAGGTTGATCCCGTCCGTACACTCGAGCCAACTTGCTGGAGATAAAGATTTATCCAGGAAATCCAAATCCATGGAAGTGCTTGAGAAGGTCAATAATGTAGAATTAAGTGCAGAAACAGCATGATCCATCTCTGAAATAGCTTCTGACAGAGCCTGTCAATTCCAAATTCTAAAAGTTGTCACGAGCCAGAACACAATAAAGCAGTAAAgatgaaaaacaaaaagaggaACTTCCATGAAGGATTGGTATTGCTTGTATCCAAAGATCCGATATGCTCAGGTCGAAGAAACATCGAGTCAACACTAAAAAGTACTGTCTTGAGAGCTGcaatcacaaatatatttcAGAGGCAGAAACCTGCCGCAGTGCAATTGATATctaacacaaaaataataatttgactATGATAAaatttgcaaagaaaatatatgtttacTCAAGTGATTCCATATATCTGCAATAAGCTGTGAAAATAAACCCCATCTTAGAAACCCCTACTTGAGAGATTAACACAACTGTACTGTCAGGATTCTCATTTTGAGCTATAAAAAGCAGCAAGCAACAAACAAGAATCTGAAACTTTTGTTGTCTTTGCTTAGGACTTGCTGAAGTACACCTAAGTAGAAATTTTCATAAACTCTGGTATAGCAAGTCTTTTGGATTCTTTACCTCTTTCTATAGACCGACCAATTATGTGTAaaatatcttcttcttttgatgtTTCTCTTCCATAATGgaagggaaaaagaagaagaagaagaagaagaagaagaagaaaccaaTATGGTTTTAGTCTAGTGGGGTACTGGACAGATCCCAGatgttcaaaaagaaaagaagaagccTAAAAACAGAAATCTATGCTGTCCCgtgtcttttctttctttatatatgttCGTTCAAAATTTCTATGTTTATGCTCAAACATTTTCGTGGCTTCAAGGCTTAAGACTGCCTAAAAAGTCATAAGTTGCACTCTTTTGCAATTCTGACCGTTCCTCAGCAGCACTTTACCCATAATTGCAACTGAGAGTAGAAAGATCACATTTTCCTAGTCACAAAATGACATCAAGGTAGAGACCTTTTAAGGATTAAGCCTAAAAGGAGACAGATACCAACATCTAGAACCCACATCCAAAGGGAAGTTGGTTGAGCTGTTGATTCTGGGAACAACTGGCATTTCATGATGCATAAAAgcttaacaaaataaagaaaatagagaaaacatgaagaaataaatgaaaaaggagGAAACGAAACTTACCCACTTCAGGAAGATCCTTGAAACAGAGATATGTTAGTAATACTATGGTGTATCTAGTCACTTTCCTGTAAAGGAAAAATCACAACTTTTAAGAGTCAAAGAACAAAGTACAGCACGCAACTCGCAAAAGATACTAATCAGAGAAGAGAGTTATTTGAGTTATGGCACAGCACTAATATGTTGAAGCTActcttttttataatgataagCAAAGGGTACTTACGTAAAGAATCTTCCCTGTTAAGGTAATTGCCATGAAAAGTCAATCATGTAAACTTAACTAGGGTTAACTAATAACTTGCACATGATAATGACCCATGGCTATCTGCTAATAAACTTTCaggtattttcttttcctaaaaattatctatttggataaaaatttatcatttatacAATGAATAGAATTGTCTTTAACTCTGAATTTCACTAATACAAATTCTTCTTTATctaatatatttagaatttttaacaatataaaagCTATCAAAACTTAAATATATCAACAGCTAATCGCTAATTTATCAATTCAAATCCTGATAGGCACAATCCTCCCTTTTCataatactaatatttatatatgcatAAGAAAACTTGTGAACACTTGATCATCATGTCAGAATTCCAGTCTTAAGTGCATTGATTTCCATTAATATGTTTTGCAGTTGAGGGTACCCTCCTTATTTATACAGTGAACTGAACTCTCTATCTGACTTGTGAAAACTTGACAAAGCTCTCAAATTATTGGATgggataaatatttatgaatattttcagttaagataaaagaaaaagcaagggttttagaatatttaattaatattttaatactaaatgTTTGCCTTGATGGAAGATTCCTAGTGCAACATcaatttcttttgataaagcaagttgttttttttttttttaaaagaaaataaaattctgtGTTAGTAGTTCAAATATGAAATGGGGGTCCATGAATAGGTTCTTAATCTGACCTGTTCTTCTATGTAAGTTCGTTGATTCAAATTCCCAACTGGCTCTGTAACCATTATTACCTTTTAACCTTGCTTAACTTCTTCAGGCTAGCCatcttccttttctatttctttttttattttatataaattacagTCTTTTCCACTGGCTATTATTGTGCCTGTCAATGTTCTAATTGccaaaatgattaaattaaaatgtaactaaagttaaataattacaaccaaccaaattaaaattttatgatcaaAAGGAAACTAAATACAAAAGGTAactatttgtattattatttcatcCTATCGTATGACTATTACTTAAACTTTTGAAGAGttatgtaaattataaatatgaagGATTTTTAACTCTTTTAAAGATAGTTGAAATTGAACATGTAAAAAGAAGTTGATAATTTTCCTCATAATTCTACGAATCTAAGCATATCTGATAAAGTTTGGAACTGTTAAGGCAGGTTGGAGGACTccattgatttttatattcatttgggTTCTGATACAGCATGCAGAATCtctgaaatattattttcctGTAATTGTCTCTTCTTTGCATGATCGAGTCGCCACGTGTGTCTAACCAATAGGAAATTTTTAcaattaagataataaaatccaGTCATTATTTGGTTAATGGTCCCCTCTAATGGTGGATTCCTTATCATGCGTCCTGACTTTCTGAATCCAAGTAAAAAAGGACAGAAAAAGATACGTGCGAATTCTTGCAGAACGCGTTCTGATCATGTCCCTTTGCTTGGAAAAAAAACCTGAAGGTCCTACAAATGTGCTTTCAGGAATTTCTCCCCACTAGAGTAATTTGAGGAAGTACATAAAGGAAATGGAAGATGGTTCTGAAAAGTTCAATATATATCGTGTACAAGTACAGGTTGACGGCTATCTTCGTATTTCAGAGTTAAATAATACCTGAGCTCAATGTTCAAAATCTATGAAAGGGAGTTCAAGAAAATAGTATGTTTTAGTATTTCTAGCAAGCCCCACTGAATTGGTAGAATGTAAACATCAAGATTATAAAGAAATCGAATTTAATTAAGTCTCTGACTTCATAGATGTTGCAAATAGCCAACCCTATCTGCATTATTATGCATAAAATTCCACTCAAAAGATGGTATCTAAATTGTTTAACGACATCATAGATTCAGTGATTCTGGAACAATGCAACaaattaattgtataaataattcaaGTTTATGGATGTAATTAGTAATCaaatagaatattttaaaGGCCTTAATATGTCATTGGAAGTGGATTATAATGATAATCAATAGTCAACAGATATATGTAGCCAATGAAACGAAGATACTTGATAGATTAGCCTTAGGTTTGGAGAAGTTTTCCCGGGTTAGTGATCTATCTGGAAGTGTTCTTGggtgttaaaatataaaattgagaattttttatttgattaaattgatttcttttttttttttttgttttttatataAGCCACATCATAGAAGAATATATAAACTGGAtttcaatttgtttattttctttctaaaaatgaattttataaaccGTAACATTTTTACCATGTTCTTTTCCAACATTTTCACATAATTTAATCAACTTACATGGGATGTGGCGATTAGCATTGGCATATACATATAGAACAaaagtttgataaaatatGTGGCGATTGGCCAATGCATCAACAAGTTTGATTATTGAAATCTCGACCCAAGTGCATTCCACCAAAAACGACTTGTCAAagttcaattaataattaataattagtaatttatgCTGTTTCTGCCCTTAAATAAATCTACTGAACTAAGCTGACCATCCACTTGCATCTCCTGTacataatttcatttatttttatatagttatGTATAAGATATCCTCATCTAATGGTTTCTGTTCTATGGATTTGCTTTTTCTTCTAAACCATGAGTTAGCCATTAGTTAAGATCTAAATCAACTGATAAGTTTCCTAGGTTCCTAGTGATTAACTTGGTAGagaaatttaattactaattaagcTTGAATCCAAGGTTGATATAATGTGGATACTACAGAGGTGCCAATCTAGCTGGGATGTTCCGATGCATTCTTGATCTTTTTCTgggtaatatttataaaagagaaGTCATGGTAAGATAGTTACTTTgccaaattaaaaaacaagcAAGTCaggaattttaaattttagtaatattttagaatagattttaaaaagaaatggatGATGTAAGTGAACatgattaatttatattaagtcTTTTCATGATAGAATCACTTCTTACGTCATGACAACTTGTTTAAGTAAGTGGTATCAAACTTTTATGCAGAAACTCGattctaattaatattataagatAGACAGATACCCATTTGAATTAATGATGATGACGATTgccatattttctttttttaaaaggaaagagTCAATAATTGTGATCGAAAACCCTTTTGTCAATTACTGTGTGCATGCATAGTTTGAAAAATGATGCCTTGGTTGGACCGATGGCGCCCTTATGCCAATTTGTATTATACTTTTAAGTTGTAATGTTTATGTTATGTAGTATAAACATGCATTTTGTTCCTCTCATGTACACTATTAATATTACTGGTGCATGTTAAATTTCCGGTAATGAAGTTTTAAGTTATGAAcggaggaaaaagaaaaccacaAACTACAAGGAAAAGAAGCTGGGGTATGACACCCCAAAATGGTCGTGAGAAAGCCAATAGCAAAACATCATGAGGGGGCGCCCTCCAGGCTGTGAATACCGAGTTGAAGCAGTACTGGGTGATTTGCAGGCCAACCTGCTGCAAAATTGGCCTCAGGATAAGCCTGCGTAATAAGAACTTGCCAATCCAAGGAGAGGAGAGCAATACTTGATGAAAAAGGTCCAACAAAGAGAAGAATAAACACTTGCTGAGGACTAGAAGTTCAGAAACTGGTGACGCTTGTCTTTGTTCTGAAACAGGAGAAAActgtagaaaaatatgaacctgataGAACAAAATaacagctaataatttgaaaaaataaagataaagtaagacaaaatacacaattGAACACACAGATTTACGTGGAAAacccctaaacaaattaaGGTAAAAATCACGAGTAaggataaaagaattttattataagaaaataataggagttatagactctctatttataaaaaataaaacattaaaattctctctttataataggagaaaaataattgtttaactctctaatatgtttctcttatttttgggATGATAGAATAACAAGGTGaggcctctattatataggcttggaaGGTACCTCAAcattgttaacttagcaatgtgggagaaatactccttaaaaattaataacttaacaaTGTGGGAGAGATACAAATCCctaaatatcaacaatctcccacttgaagatttgattgaggATCAGTCAAATCTTCACACCGTTCTTTCTTCCTTGCCTTTCCATGCTGCTTATACTTTTATCAGGCCACTAGAGGATTgacaccaaataaatttatcagtgTTAACTGCCTTCGTCAGAAAATCTGCTAGATTGTCTttagtatgaattttttacatatccACTGTGCCCTCTTCCACTTTTTCATGAACGAAGTGATACTGGACTCGTATGtgctttgactttgaatgaaAAGCTGGATTCCTTGCGAGATGCAAGGCACTCTGATTGTCACAGAACAGAGAAATATGCTCTTGTTCGTTCCCGAGTTCctccatcatcattttcaaccaTACTGCTTCCTTACTAGCTTGTGTACGCTACATATTCTCGCCTACATTGTTGATGTCGCCACAACCGACCGCAGCTGATACTCACCACACCAAGAAGTGTGAACACATACCCTGTAGTAGATTTGCTTTTATCAAGATCACCTGCATAATCTGAGTCAACATATCCTCTGATAATAAAGTCTGATCCTCCATAACACAGTGCAACATCTGAGGTTCCCTTAACATATCTTAGGATCCTCTTTACAAAGATTCCAATGTTTCTACCGGGATTCGCCATGTACCGACTTACTACTCCCAATCGCATGTGCAATGTCCGGTCGTGTACAAATCATTCGCGAACATTAAACTCTCCACTACCGATGCATACGATTTTCGAGACAtttccatccttccttcttcaacGCTAGGACTCATCTTGGAGGATAATTTGAAACTAACAGGAAGTGGGGTAGAAATTGACTTACAATCTTGCATATTGAAGCGTTGCAAGaccttcttcaaataatttttctaagaaaGCCAAATCTTCCTATTGTTTCTGTCTCGGTGAATTTGCATCCCTAGAATCTTGTTTGCTGGTCCCAAGTgcttcatttcaaattccctAGCCAACTGTGCCTTTAGTTCTTCAATATGATCTTTATTGGGGCCTGctaccaacatgtcatctacatacaACAGTAAGATCATAAAATCACTTTTACCAAACCTCTTGAAATATGCACAAGAGTCTGCATTAAGTCTGTTGTATCCAAGGCTCATGATGAAGGAATCAAATCTCTTATACCAACACCTCGGCGCCTGCTTTAAACCGTATAAAGATTTGTTCAACCTACAAACCAAGTtctgctttcttttttcttcaaaaccttATGGCTGgagcatataaatttcttccttaagATCTCCATGAAGAAAAGTTGTTTTCACATCTAGCTGCTCTAGATGTAAGTCAAATGTAGCACACATCGCCAAAACTACTCGAACAGTTGTTAATCGAACCACAGGGGAAAATATTTCGTTGAAGTCAATCCCCTCCTTTTGAGCATATCCTTTCACCACCATTCTTGCACGAAACCGCTCCATTTGATCAtcactatttcttttgatcttaaaGACCCATTTGTTGCCAATGGCCTTTCTTCCTTA
The nucleotide sequence above comes from Ricinus communis isolate WT05 ecotype wild-type chromosome 6, ASM1957865v1, whole genome shotgun sequence. Encoded proteins:
- the LOC8262290 gene encoding protein NLP2 encodes the protein MDHAVSALNSTLLTFSSTSMDLDFLDKSLSPASWLECTDGINLLEPEPSRSSVLFDTSQYSPFKRPDHFSLDSDLQIHRKEIENMPENPSLDVYPGIKEHVADTTISLVQPEGGESGKRCLTDPSSTINSRLMIAIEYLKDYVEESDVLIQIWVPTNKGGQIVLTTIDQPYSLNPNCKGLASYRNVSKTFHLTADADLKESAGLPGRVFLGKLPEWTPDVRFFRSDECPRKNYAKLYQISGCLALPVFEQDSGVCMAVVEIVTTTQKISYHLEVEIVCKALEAVDLKGSQDCFPFGVKACNQFYQIAVPEISEILQSVYDTFRLPLAMTWAICDRQGESEQHQFAEEFGYCICTVDSACCVAENDLMGFHEACSEQYLFLDQGIVGKAFATNKQRFATDITSFSKTSYPLSHHARIFNLGAAVAIPLRNMYTGLVEYVLELFLPRDCKSIEEQKQIWDILPGIVQQACQSFHVIMDKELDNEVSEQVVVDLDRRLLKFVSSPSEPSQEESFWTPHKIDTEKKGKCDFMSWGCPKEEAEDEFKITTHWDNNELDIYQEQIFSDFDHPNFMLDLRVNDSEDSSVGQYRSLSSRSAGEKRQMKTEKTISLQVLRQYFAGSLKDAAKSIGVCPTTLKRICRQHGINRWPSRKIKKVDHSLRKLQLVVNSIRGAEGLIQVDSFYKTFGEFSSPKISGKGPLQSFETSDNSKKLNPQPETGLLRPQANDSKSQSSSCSQNSRSRICGCNEARQLNTPTPTNDLKNGCTNIGVEVPAVALKRTGSEAQLHSLNLPSLPKSTGQNLRDGVIFRVKATFGEENIRFSLLPNWGFRDLQLEIAKRFKIDDFTKIYLKYLDIDHESVLLTCDADLEECIDLLSLSHMNTIKISLHQASHQPNLGSSFSSSSQS